The proteins below are encoded in one region of Limnochorda pilosa:
- a CDS encoding DinB/UmuC family translesion DNA polymerase, translated as MGFVLHVRITGGPDAASSATRSGADPASLLRPPAAPPPEEWAPDHPLLPLLEAVASLTPRVEPFTEHELFAALDPGATARLGRLLDRLQEGPPVLAVLASSRLVARAAGVRLLLQPPPPGRGTTWEQPSPTLYQVHEPARFLAPLPLAYLWTLPAEVLELERLGVWRIGQVSGVAPPGSSSSQGTSSRGPSFRENAPARIPRTLLVGRLGSTLARRLVEASLGVDPTPVRDGFPRPAIRLERPVPDGFDGSQLEGMLRSMAAELAEQLQRQGLGASRLTLRLAAPGDPRPPGDSDAPAHEALGPCARRLPEPVGDPRRIEREGLRLARTLFPSRPSSGAPPPPGTRLVLEADRLAPPQVHQVARLVSAGGAREIPPALAETLEQAHRRFGQAAPVSASRLPVSRRERMLRLWQGPL; from the coding sequence ATGGGCTTCGTTCTCCACGTACGGATCACGGGCGGACCCGACGCCGCTTCCTCCGCCACGCGCTCCGGGGCGGATCCCGCTTCGCTCCTGCGCCCCCCGGCCGCACCGCCTCCGGAGGAGTGGGCGCCGGATCACCCGCTGCTGCCGCTCCTGGAGGCCGTGGCCTCCCTCACCCCCAGGGTGGAACCCTTCACGGAGCACGAGCTCTTCGCCGCCCTGGATCCCGGCGCAACCGCCCGGCTCGGCCGCCTCCTCGATCGCCTGCAGGAAGGCCCGCCGGTTCTGGCGGTCCTCGCCTCGTCCCGCCTCGTCGCCCGGGCGGCCGGGGTCCGTCTCCTCCTCCAGCCGCCGCCCCCGGGGCGGGGGACGACGTGGGAGCAGCCATCCCCCACCCTTTACCAGGTCCACGAGCCCGCCCGCTTCCTCGCCCCCCTCCCGCTCGCGTACCTCTGGACGCTCCCGGCGGAGGTCCTGGAGCTGGAGCGGCTCGGGGTCTGGCGGATCGGCCAGGTCTCGGGGGTGGCGCCTCCTGGGAGTTCCTCCTCTCAAGGCACCTCTTCTCGGGGCCCCTCTTTTCGAGAGAACGCCCCGGCCCGGATCCCCCGGACCCTCCTGGTAGGGCGGCTGGGCTCCACCCTCGCCCGCCGGTTGGTCGAGGCGAGCCTGGGCGTGGACCCCACGCCGGTCCGGGACGGCTTCCCCCGCCCTGCGATCCGGCTGGAGCGCCCGGTCCCGGACGGCTTCGACGGCTCCCAGCTCGAGGGGATGCTCCGGTCGATGGCGGCGGAGCTGGCCGAACAGCTCCAGCGGCAGGGGCTGGGGGCTTCCCGCCTCACCCTCCGCCTGGCGGCCCCCGGCGATCCCCGCCCGCCGGGTGATTCGGACGCTCCCGCTCACGAGGCACTCGGTCCGTGCGCTCGCCGGCTCCCCGAGCCCGTCGGTGACCCCCGCAGGATCGAGCGGGAGGGCTTGCGCCTGGCCCGCACCCTCTTCCCTTCGCGCCCTTCATCCGGGGCCCCGCCGCCCCCGGGGACCCGGCTGGTCCTGGAGGCGGACCGCCTGGCTCCCCCGCAGGTGCACCAGGTTGCCCGGCTGGTCTCCGCCGGAGGCGCCCGGGAGATCCCCCCCGCCCTCGCCGAGACCCTCGAGCAGGCCCACCGCCGCTTCGGGCAGGCCGCCCCCGTTTCCGCCAGCCGCCTTCCCGTCTCCCGGCGGGAGCGGATGCTCCGTCTCTGGCAGGGACCGTTGTAG
- the groES gene encoding co-chaperone GroES, whose amino-acid sequence MTLRPLGDRIVAKAIEEEERTQGGIYLPDTAKEKPQQGEVIAVGSGRILENGERIPLEVKVGDRIIFAKYGGTEVKLDGQEYLILRESDVLAVTEK is encoded by the coding sequence GTGACGCTCAGGCCACTGGGCGACCGGATCGTCGCCAAGGCGATCGAGGAAGAGGAACGGACCCAGGGCGGCATCTACCTGCCGGACACGGCCAAGGAGAAGCCGCAGCAGGGTGAGGTGATCGCCGTCGGTTCCGGGCGGATCCTCGAGAACGGCGAGCGGATCCCGCTCGAGGTGAAGGTGGGCGATCGGATCATCTTCGCCAAGTACGGCGGTACCGAGGTCAAGCTCGACGGCCAGGAGTACCTGATCCTGCGCGAGAGCGACGTGCTGGCCGTCACCGAGAAGTGA
- the arcC gene encoding carbamate kinase: MGQRILVALGGNAILHPGQRGWAHEQMENLKETARALAVVAQEGHDLVLTHGNGPQVGSLLIQQAMASAVVPPWPLDFCDAASQGLIGYMIQQTLGAELEARGVERQVVSVVTRVRVDPDDPAFTHPTKPVGPFYDAEEAARGQARGEAWVHEAGRGWRRVVPSPEPVEILELDAVRRLLDGGAIPVAVGGGGVPVVRTAEGRLDGVEAVIDKDLASSLLARALGMDRFLILTDVDQVYRDYATPHRRPLPRLTPGEADVLLSEGQLAAGSMGPKVRAAAAFARSGGVAHIGALAQVEAILAGRAGTWIAAS; this comes from the coding sequence TTGGGGCAGCGGATCCTGGTGGCACTGGGCGGGAACGCCATCTTGCACCCGGGCCAGCGCGGCTGGGCCCACGAGCAGATGGAGAACCTGAAGGAGACGGCCCGCGCCCTGGCGGTGGTGGCCCAGGAGGGACACGACCTGGTGCTCACCCACGGGAACGGGCCCCAGGTGGGCAGCCTGCTGATCCAACAGGCCATGGCCAGCGCCGTGGTGCCCCCGTGGCCCCTGGATTTCTGCGACGCGGCGAGCCAGGGCCTCATCGGCTACATGATCCAGCAGACTCTGGGGGCGGAGCTGGAGGCGCGGGGCGTCGAGCGCCAGGTGGTGAGCGTGGTCACCCGGGTACGGGTGGACCCGGACGACCCGGCCTTCACCCACCCCACCAAGCCTGTGGGACCCTTCTACGACGCGGAGGAGGCGGCCCGGGGGCAGGCCCGGGGAGAGGCGTGGGTCCATGAGGCCGGCCGCGGGTGGCGCCGGGTGGTGCCTTCGCCCGAGCCGGTGGAGATCCTGGAGCTGGACGCGGTCCGGCGGTTGCTGGACGGGGGGGCGATCCCCGTCGCGGTGGGCGGAGGGGGCGTACCCGTGGTGCGCACCGCCGAGGGACGCCTGGATGGGGTGGAGGCGGTGATCGACAAGGACCTGGCCTCGAGCCTTCTGGCCCGGGCCCTGGGCATGGACCGGTTCCTGATCCTGACCGACGTGGACCAGGTCTATCGGGATTACGCCACCCCCCACCGCCGTCCGCTTCCCCGGCTCACCCCCGGCGAAGCCGACGTCCTCCTGAGCGAGGGCCAGCTCGCGGCCGGGAGCATGGGCCCCAAGGTGCGGGCGGCGGCGGCCTTCGCCCGGAGCGGCGGGGTCGCGCACATCGGCGCGCTGGCCCAGGTGGAGGCGATCCTCGCAGGCCGGGCGGGCACCTGGATCGCCGCCTCCTGA
- the groL gene encoding chaperonin GroEL (60 kDa chaperone family; promotes refolding of misfolded polypeptides especially under stressful conditions; forms two stacked rings of heptamers to form a barrel-shaped 14mer; ends can be capped by GroES; misfolded proteins enter the barrel where they are refolded when GroES binds) gives MAAKQLAFDVDARKALERGVNVVANAVKVTLGPKGRNVVLEKKYGSPTITKDGVTVAKEIELKDPYENMGAQLCKEVASKTNDVAGDGTTTATVLAQAIVLEGLKNVAAGANPMIVRKGIEKAVHTAAEEIKKLAIPVEGKQDIAHVAAIAGNDDEIGDLIAEAMDKVGKDGVITVEEAKGTTTTVEVVEGMEFDKGYISPYFVTNSETMEAELEDPFLLIHEKKISNVHDLLPVLEKVVQAGKPLVIIAEDVEGEALATLVVNKIRGTLNVAAVKAPGFGDRRKAMLQDIAILTGGTFISEDLGHKLENVTLDMLGQARRVRITKDKTTIVEGKGDTSAVKGRIEQIKREIEETDSDYDREKLEERLAKLAGGVAVIQVGAATEVELKEKKHRIEDAVHATRAAVEEGVVAGGGTSYVNILPALEKLQLEGDEQVGVNIVKRALTEPLRQIANNAGVEGSVIVEQVRREKPGMGFNAVTEKIEEMVKAGIVDPAKVTRTALENAASIAGMVLTTEAVISEIPEKEKTPPMPAGGGDMDF, from the coding sequence ATGGCAGCCAAGCAGCTGGCCTTCGACGTGGATGCGCGCAAGGCGCTCGAGCGCGGCGTCAACGTCGTGGCCAACGCGGTCAAGGTCACCCTCGGTCCCAAGGGCCGCAACGTCGTCCTGGAGAAGAAGTACGGCTCGCCCACCATCACCAAGGACGGCGTCACCGTGGCCAAGGAGATCGAGCTGAAGGACCCCTACGAGAACATGGGGGCGCAGCTCTGCAAGGAAGTCGCCTCGAAGACCAACGACGTCGCCGGTGACGGCACCACCACCGCCACCGTCCTGGCCCAGGCCATCGTCCTCGAGGGCCTGAAGAACGTGGCCGCCGGCGCCAACCCCATGATCGTGCGGAAGGGCATCGAGAAGGCGGTCCACACGGCCGCCGAGGAGATCAAGAAGCTGGCCATCCCCGTCGAGGGGAAGCAGGACATCGCCCACGTGGCCGCCATCGCCGGGAACGACGACGAGATCGGCGACCTGATCGCCGAGGCCATGGACAAGGTGGGCAAGGACGGCGTCATCACCGTCGAGGAGGCCAAGGGGACGACCACCACCGTCGAGGTGGTGGAGGGGATGGAGTTCGACAAGGGCTACATCTCCCCCTACTTCGTGACCAACTCCGAGACGATGGAGGCCGAGCTGGAGGATCCCTTCCTCCTGATCCACGAGAAGAAGATCTCCAACGTCCACGACCTGCTCCCGGTGCTGGAGAAGGTGGTCCAGGCCGGCAAGCCGCTGGTGATCATCGCCGAGGACGTGGAGGGCGAGGCGCTGGCCACCCTGGTGGTCAACAAGATCCGGGGCACCCTGAACGTGGCGGCCGTCAAGGCGCCCGGCTTCGGAGACCGGCGCAAGGCGATGCTCCAGGACATCGCCATCCTCACGGGCGGCACCTTCATCTCGGAGGACCTGGGCCACAAGCTCGAGAACGTCACCCTCGACATGCTCGGCCAGGCCCGCCGGGTGCGCATCACCAAGGACAAGACCACCATCGTCGAGGGCAAGGGCGACACCTCCGCCGTCAAGGGGCGCATCGAGCAGATCAAGCGGGAGATCGAGGAGACCGACTCCGACTACGACCGCGAGAAGCTCGAGGAGCGCCTGGCCAAGCTCGCCGGCGGCGTGGCGGTCATCCAGGTGGGCGCAGCCACCGAGGTGGAGCTGAAGGAGAAGAAGCACCGCATCGAGGACGCGGTGCACGCCACCCGGGCGGCGGTGGAGGAGGGCGTGGTGGCCGGCGGCGGCACCAGCTACGTCAACATCCTCCCGGCCCTGGAGAAGCTGCAGCTTGAAGGCGACGAGCAGGTCGGCGTCAACATCGTGAAGCGGGCGCTCACCGAGCCGCTCCGGCAGATCGCCAACAACGCCGGGGTGGAGGGCTCGGTGATCGTAGAGCAGGTGCGCCGCGAGAAGCCTGGCATGGGCTTCAACGCCGTCACCGAGAAGATCGAGGAGATGGTCAAGGCGGGGATCGTCGACCCGGCCAAGGTCACCCGCACCGCCCTCGAGAACGCAGCGAGCATCGCCGGCATGGTGCTAACCACCGAGGCGGTCATCTCCGAGATCCCCGAGAAGGAGAAGACCCCGCCCATGCCCGCCGGCGGCGGTGACATGGACTTCTGA
- a CDS encoding DUF6504 family protein — translation MRRVHTPIVLAGPGTPPGERQASSPASLPGVVPGVRPLPGSHFPWRGRRFVVQEVLDGWQEAGCWWEGEPVTEGFHVAFQGGVTGVLLFRHPRGPWVLDCIDD, via the coding sequence ATGCGACGGGTTCACACGCCGATCGTCCTCGCCGGCCCGGGAACGCCCCCGGGCGAGCGGCAAGCGTCTTCTCCCGCCTCCTTGCCCGGGGTCGTGCCGGGGGTGCGCCCCCTCCCGGGCAGCCACTTTCCCTGGCGGGGCCGCCGCTTCGTGGTGCAGGAGGTGCTGGACGGGTGGCAGGAAGCGGGGTGCTGGTGGGAAGGCGAGCCCGTCACGGAAGGCTTCCACGTCGCCTTCCAGGGGGGCGTCACTGGGGTCCTCCTCTTTCGCCACCCTCGGGGACCGTGGGTGCTGGACTGCATCGATGACTGA
- a CDS encoding NCS2 family permease, which yields MNESLRVAGAPGGPLVERLFHLQAAGTTWQRELVGGLTTFMTMAYIIFVNPSLVSTTGMPFEAVAIATIFASALATLLMALLANYPFALAPGMGLNAYFAFAVVGAMGVPWQTALGAVFISGVVFVVLTLSRVREMIIDAVPAVLKKAIGAGIGLFIALIGLHNAGIVVANPDTLVALGNLAQPATLLAIIGLALTAVLLGLRIPGAILVGILLTTLIGGFMGVTQAPEGFFRLPDLSAWAPVLGKLDIGAALALGFWEIIFVFLFVDMFDTVGTLIGVSSQGNFLDREGRLPRANRALLSDAIGTVTGSFFGTPTVTTYVESASGVAAGARTGLAGVVVAGAFLLSLFFMPIVAIVPAAATAPALVLVGAMMIRQVEGIRWDDFTDALPAFLTVAAMPFTFSIATGIALGFILYPLLKLATGRGREVHWLTYVLGALFVLRFAFLS from the coding sequence ATGAACGAAAGCCTTCGAGTCGCAGGCGCGCCGGGCGGGCCGCTGGTGGAGCGCCTCTTCCACCTGCAGGCGGCGGGAACCACCTGGCAGCGGGAGCTGGTGGGCGGGCTCACCACCTTCATGACCATGGCCTACATCATCTTCGTCAACCCCAGCCTGGTGAGCACCACCGGCATGCCCTTCGAGGCCGTGGCCATCGCCACCATCTTCGCCTCGGCCCTGGCCACGCTGCTGATGGCGCTGCTGGCCAACTACCCCTTCGCGCTGGCGCCAGGCATGGGCCTGAACGCCTACTTCGCCTTCGCGGTGGTGGGAGCCATGGGAGTCCCCTGGCAGACCGCCCTGGGCGCCGTCTTCATCTCGGGTGTGGTCTTCGTGGTCCTCACCCTGAGCCGGGTGCGGGAGATGATCATCGATGCGGTGCCCGCAGTCCTGAAGAAGGCCATCGGGGCCGGCATCGGGCTCTTCATCGCCCTCATCGGGCTCCACAACGCCGGCATCGTCGTCGCCAACCCCGACACCCTGGTCGCCCTGGGGAACCTGGCCCAGCCCGCGACGCTTCTGGCCATCATCGGCCTGGCGCTCACCGCCGTCCTGCTGGGTCTCCGGATTCCGGGGGCGATTCTGGTGGGGATCCTGCTCACCACGCTCATCGGCGGGTTCATGGGGGTCACCCAGGCGCCTGAGGGCTTCTTCCGCCTGCCGGACCTTTCGGCCTGGGCGCCCGTGCTGGGCAAGCTCGACATCGGCGCCGCGCTGGCCCTGGGCTTCTGGGAGATCATCTTCGTCTTCCTCTTCGTGGACATGTTCGACACGGTGGGGACCCTGATCGGCGTCTCCTCCCAGGGCAACTTCCTCGACCGGGAGGGCAGGCTCCCCCGGGCCAACCGGGCTCTGCTCTCGGACGCCATCGGCACCGTGACGGGCTCCTTCTTCGGGACCCCCACCGTGACCACCTACGTCGAGTCGGCCAGCGGCGTGGCCGCCGGCGCCCGGACGGGCCTGGCCGGCGTGGTGGTGGCCGGGGCCTTCCTCCTCAGCCTCTTCTTCATGCCCATCGTAGCCATCGTACCCGCCGCGGCCACGGCCCCGGCGTTGGTGCTGGTGGGAGCGATGATGATCCGGCAGGTGGAAGGGATCCGCTGGGACGACTTCACCGACGCGCTGCCCGCCTTCCTCACCGTGGCCGCGATGCCCTTCACCTTCAGCATCGCCACGGGCATCGCCCTGGGCTTCATCCTCTACCCGCTCCTGAAGCTGGCGACGGGCCGGGGCCGCGAGGTCCACTGGCTCACGTACGTGCTGGGCGCGCTCTTCGTGCTCCGCTTCGCCTTCCTCAGCTAG
- a CDS encoding DUF72 domain-containing protein, protein MGSIRVGTCAWSDHENFYPRGLKARDRLAYYATHFDLVEVDATYYHLQPRRNFESWARATPDGFVFNVKAHRSMTLHDRPRPSDEELLDTFAVFRDAVQPLAEAGKLRTLHFQFPPWFTQSRESVDHLHWMRDLLPGATVSVEFRHRSWFHDDEATARTLQTLRDLGYVHTICDEPQIGSGSVPAVVEATHPEIAILRLHGRNARTWYWKTKESGERFDYLYTQAELAEWAPPLRALAGRVEEVHVLFNNNRADYAVQGAKTMQRILDLVVP, encoded by the coding sequence GTGGGGAGCATCCGCGTCGGCACCTGTGCCTGGAGCGACCACGAGAACTTCTACCCCCGGGGCCTCAAGGCGAGGGACCGGCTGGCCTACTATGCCACGCACTTCGACCTGGTCGAGGTGGACGCCACCTACTACCACCTGCAGCCGCGCCGGAACTTCGAAAGCTGGGCCCGCGCCACGCCCGACGGCTTCGTCTTCAACGTGAAGGCCCACCGCTCCATGACCCTCCATGACCGGCCCCGCCCCTCGGACGAGGAGCTCCTCGACACCTTCGCGGTCTTTCGCGACGCGGTCCAGCCCCTGGCCGAGGCCGGCAAGCTCCGGACCCTCCACTTCCAGTTCCCGCCCTGGTTCACCCAGAGCCGCGAGAGCGTCGACCACCTCCACTGGATGCGGGACCTGTTGCCCGGTGCCACCGTCTCCGTCGAGTTCCGCCACCGGAGCTGGTTCCACGACGACGAGGCGACCGCGCGCACCCTCCAGACCCTGCGGGACCTGGGGTACGTCCACACCATCTGTGACGAACCTCAGATCGGTTCGGGATCGGTGCCGGCGGTGGTGGAGGCGACGCATCCCGAGATCGCCATCCTGCGGCTGCACGGGCGGAACGCCCGTACCTGGTACTGGAAGACGAAGGAGAGCGGCGAGCGTTTCGACTACCTCTACACCCAGGCGGAGCTGGCCGAGTGGGCACCGCCCCTGCGGGCCCTGGCCGGGCGTGTGGAGGAGGTCCACGTGCTCTTCAACAACAACCGGGCCGACTACGCCGTCCAGGGCGCGAAGACCATGCAGCGGATCCTCGACCTGGTGGTACCGTAG
- the mdh gene encoding malate dehydrogenase, giving the protein MARSKVTVVGAGNVGATAAHWIAARELGDVVLVDVLEGIPQGKALDLQESAPVAGFDVRVAGTNSYQETRDSDVVVITAGIARKPGMSRDDLLQTNFGIVKSVTEEVTKASPNAFLIVVSNPVDVMTYAAYRVSGWPKNRVMGMAGVLDSTRFRTFIAQELGVSMKDVSAFVLGGHGDAMVPLVRYSYAGGIPIEKLLPRETIDRIVERTRKGGGEIVNLLKSGSAYYAPGASVADMVEAILRDQRRILPAIAYLEGEYGQRDVFVGVPVILGGNGIEKVVEIELTPEEQDAFQSSVDAVREPMAKLAF; this is encoded by the coding sequence ATGGCACGCAGCAAGGTCACCGTCGTGGGTGCCGGCAACGTGGGAGCCACGGCGGCCCACTGGATCGCCGCCCGCGAGCTGGGCGACGTGGTGCTGGTGGACGTTCTCGAAGGGATCCCCCAGGGCAAGGCCCTGGACCTGCAGGAGTCCGCGCCCGTGGCGGGCTTCGACGTCCGGGTCGCGGGGACCAACAGCTACCAGGAGACCCGCGACTCAGACGTGGTGGTCATCACGGCCGGCATCGCCCGCAAGCCTGGCATGAGCCGCGACGACCTGCTCCAGACCAACTTCGGCATCGTCAAGAGCGTCACCGAAGAGGTGACGAAGGCGTCGCCCAACGCCTTCCTCATCGTGGTGAGCAACCCGGTGGACGTGATGACCTACGCGGCCTACCGGGTCTCCGGCTGGCCCAAGAACCGGGTGATGGGCATGGCGGGTGTCCTGGACTCCACCCGCTTCCGCACCTTCATAGCCCAGGAGCTGGGCGTCTCCATGAAGGACGTGAGCGCGTTCGTCCTGGGCGGGCACGGGGATGCCATGGTCCCGCTGGTGCGCTACTCCTACGCCGGTGGTATCCCCATCGAGAAGCTCCTGCCCCGGGAGACCATCGATCGCATCGTCGAGCGGACCCGGAAGGGCGGCGGCGAGATCGTCAACCTGCTCAAGTCCGGCAGCGCCTACTACGCCCCCGGCGCCTCGGTGGCCGACATGGTCGAGGCGATCCTCCGCGACCAGCGGCGCATCCTGCCCGCCATCGCCTACTTGGAGGGCGAGTACGGCCAGCGGGACGTCTTCGTGGGGGTGCCGGTGATCTTGGGCGGCAACGGCATCGAGAAGGTCGTGGAGATCGAGCTGACCCCCGAGGAGCAGGATGCCTTCCAGAGCTCCGTGGACGCGGTCCGGGAGCCGATGGCCAAGCTGGCCTTCTAG
- a CDS encoding ABC transporter substrate-binding protein: protein MVVRNGTRWARALAVGLALLSCLVVLGRSPVQAASIQVTDALGQNYEWNAPPQRIIALAPSITENLFAVGAGPQVVGVSAYSDYPSEAASLPVVSDATQVNLERLLELQPDLVVGDLQLVRAHLEDLKRLGVAVFAVDVPNLEALWEALLLLGQATGHEETARSLVAGLQQRVAAVQERTASIPPDQRPLVFVEVWNDPLMTAGPGSFIDELVTLAGGRNLAHEAPSAWPTYSPETVIARDPEVILLTHPNRGEVQARPGWQSVRAIRDGKVYELDPDSVTITGPRLVDGLEALARIFHPDR, encoded by the coding sequence ATGGTGGTCCGGAACGGCACCCGTTGGGCGCGGGCCCTCGCGGTAGGGCTGGCGCTGCTCTCCTGCCTGGTGGTCCTGGGCCGGTCGCCGGTCCAGGCGGCCTCGATTCAGGTGACGGACGCGCTAGGGCAGAACTACGAGTGGAATGCGCCGCCCCAGCGCATCATCGCCCTGGCCCCGTCCATCACCGAGAACCTCTTCGCGGTGGGGGCGGGTCCCCAGGTGGTGGGGGTGAGCGCCTACAGCGACTACCCCTCCGAGGCGGCTTCGCTGCCCGTGGTTTCCGACGCGACCCAGGTCAACCTGGAGCGGCTGCTGGAGCTACAGCCGGACCTGGTGGTGGGCGACCTGCAGCTCGTGCGGGCGCACCTGGAGGATCTCAAGCGGCTGGGCGTGGCCGTCTTCGCGGTGGACGTCCCGAACCTGGAAGCTCTCTGGGAGGCGCTCCTGCTCCTGGGGCAGGCCACGGGCCACGAGGAGACGGCGCGCTCGCTGGTGGCGGGTTTGCAGCAGCGGGTAGCGGCGGTGCAGGAGCGGACGGCCTCGATCCCGCCCGACCAGCGGCCCCTGGTCTTCGTGGAGGTTTGGAACGACCCGCTGATGACGGCGGGGCCCGGGAGCTTCATCGACGAGCTGGTGACGTTGGCCGGGGGCCGGAACCTGGCCCACGAGGCGCCCAGCGCCTGGCCCACCTACAGCCCGGAGACGGTGATCGCCCGCGACCCCGAGGTCATCCTCCTCACCCACCCGAACCGGGGCGAGGTGCAGGCGCGTCCCGGCTGGCAGTCCGTTCGGGCCATACGTGACGGGAAGGTGTACGAGCTGGACCCCGACTCGGTCACCATCACGGGGCCGCGGCTGGTGGATGGGCTGGAGGCGCTGGCGCGGATCTTCCATCCGGATCGGTAG